A stretch of the Uranotaenia lowii strain MFRU-FL chromosome 3, ASM2978415v1, whole genome shotgun sequence genome encodes the following:
- the LOC129758575 gene encoding uncharacterized protein LOC129758575 produces MLAALLVRCRTSHAIIGKAGTVSVARQNRYLCSSSRPNKAPEPPSDTKWFYKEVLVSLKQKVEELFSSWKHRKPKSGDTAKPSGTKDDCCACPSPKRSHPALEQLNSIRERAQKIFEQYAVTEKLSALVKNGKKCVKEFSIKDMEKAIDRNLYSLEMKLRGKRQGLPEAKKCSRQKVKSDSEASSKEPGDGNVKIIESCKKKQEKNKDKKP; encoded by the exons ATGCTGGCCGCACTATTGGTCCGGTGCAGAACATCGCATGCAATTATCGGCAAAGCTGGTACGGTATCTGTTGCCAGACAAAACAGATACCTTTGCAGCTCATCAAGACCCAACAAAGCACCGGAACCCCCCTCGGACACCAAATGGTTTTACAAAGAAGTTTTGGTATCATTAAAACAAAAGGTTGAAGAG ctttttagCTCATGGAAGCACCGGAAGCCTAAAAGTGGCGATACGGCGAAGCCATCCGGGACAAAAGATGATTGTTGTGCTTGTCCCTCGCCGAAGCGCAGCCATCCGGCCCTGGAGCAGCTAAATTCCATCCGTGAACGAGCCCAGAAAATTTTCGAACAGTATGCCGTCACAGAAAAATTAAGCGCCCTggtgaaaaatggcaaaaagtgTGTGAAGGAATTTAGCATCAAAGATATGGAGAAAGCGATCGACCGGAACTTATACTCGTTGGAGATGAAGTTGCGCGGAAAGCGACAAGGTTTGCCGGAAGCGAAGAAATGTTCACGACAGAAGGTTAAATCCGACTCAGAGGCGTCAAGCAAAGAGCCGGGCGATGGGAatgtaaaaattatagaatCTTGCaagaaaaaacaggaaaaaaataagGATAAGAAACCATAA